In Defluviitalea raffinosedens, the following are encoded in one genomic region:
- a CDS encoding SHOCT domain-containing protein produces MQVKQITELTTTHVDAIRKPITEEKLQSEYDYYRSLKLLRKMLGAGLITKEEFVKIDRRNRQSFSPFGVELMP; encoded by the coding sequence ATGCAAGTGAAGCAAATTACAGAACTTACGACTACTCATGTTGATGCCATACGGAAACCGATAACAGAGGAGAAACTCCAGAGCGAGTATGATTATTATCGCTCACTGAAATTGCTTCGGAAAATGCTCGGTGCTGGCTTGATTACGAAGGAGGAATTCGTAAAAATCGACCGCCGAAACCGTCAATCTTTCTCACCTTTTGGAGTCGAGTTAATGCCCTGA